The window gaaagagaacaCACAAGAGTCATCTCACTAGTATGCAGCTATCGTGCAGGATGCAAACCCACAAACCAAAAAAATTCCAGAAAGGAGACCTTTTGCCCACAGTAAAAGTAGCTTCCAGGAAAACGTTCATAGAAATTTTTACTTGGAGATCCAAATATTTGTGAATATTCACAAAATACCAGCTTCACTCAATAGTGTATTACCAAAGAAAAGGGGGAAGAAAAACTATCAATTCAaaattcagaaaataattttcttccaCCAAAAATAGAATCTTAGGATAAAATATCGTACTTCTTTTTAAAACGAGAAAAACTCGTATTTTACAGCACAAAGGATATATTTTTATCAAAAAGGACCATAGAGAAGCACTGACCAAAATCTCTTTTCTGGATTCATCAGATCTGCATATGTAACTTAGACTATCTCACCAATAActcaaaatagaaaataaaaaagttCACATACACCAAAAACTTCTTCCTTTCAAACAAACATGACCAAACATCAGATTGCCAAATAAACCCAAGTTTAACAAAAACATTAGAACTATCCAAAAAACTACAGATCTGAACTATTTGAACATTGAAACTGAAATAAATACAAGCAAACTGTTATTTACCTTAAGCAAGCAACTAATACTACTGAAATAGAGCAGATCCGAGAATCTTCAACAAGAACAATTGAAGAACACAACAACAAGCATAGGTACCAACAAAAATAACTACATATATAACAAACTTATCATAAGCAAAGAGCAAAAATGTAATTTTTGGGCAAAAAAGAGTGAAAATTACAAACTAGGTAGTTTTCAATCATTACCTCATCTTCTTCACCCTCCTCCTCGTCGTCATCATCGTCATCGTCATCGTCACTATCACCTTCATCGTCCTCATCATCCTCGTCGTCTTCATCGTCCTCGTCATCCTCATCGTCATCTACAGAGTGAACTTGTGGACCACTACCCGAGCTCTGTATGACCTCTTtctcatcatcttcatcatcctcGGCGTCCTCGTCGCCGTCATCATCGTCGTCCTCATCATCGTCCTCGGCGTCCACTTCCTCGTTTTTGTCAAGCTCTTCGACTTCGTCGTGAACTGTTGCTTCCTCAAACTCTCGCTCATCGTCGATAATAGCCATGTCGGAGAAAATTCACCGgagactttttctttttttttccttcagaaaagtcaaaattaaaattttcagaaatttttgaGAGAGAAAAAGTGGGAATAGAGAAGCATCTTCGTTCTTCAGAGTAGCTACGCAGACCGTTTCATCTCAGCCGTTGAATCAGGAAATAACACGGATCGATGACGTGGTGACTGATCCAATGGCTGAAAGTAGATATTGTAGTGTTTCTCGAGCGTGAATAGTTTGCGGCGCGCTGTGTACcatttttcttgtgattttgGTGGTCACGTGATTTGCGCCTGATGGAGAATCTAGGGTTATGTTGTTgagatatttttcttttgttattcaaTCAATAATctcggaaaagaaaaaaacaatctGGAATAATCCTTTGGTGGTGGGCCACATCAAATCCATTCTCGGCGCTAATCTTAGGTTAAGTTcactttgattttgtcaaaaccCATCACTGTTATGTTAAatattaggggtcgtttggtagagtgTATAAAAATAATGCTGAATAGGGTATATTAattatgcttgcattagttatgctgacatatttcttatttatatttggtttaatgtattaaaacattgtacaatttttaaaagaattatttgtttacaaaaataccctcataaccagtccatcactttatctttttaaatgaaacatatgttgagaaatgtttttatatgaaaaagggtttaaaatttttttttgatttgtctatttatattttagtattaaactgaatatttatttataaaaaagaaagtatactaagtatttatttatttactagggatataagTTTATTTCTCACTTTTTGGATTATTtcaaacttgcattaatataataacatttttaatcaagcataaattttgaagcaCGATTtcgtctttaactaagctaatgcatgcgtTAAAATCCATTACATTGTTAATACCATAGTTTCTTATGCATTaattatacataggataataccaaatacggtgtataactaatgcttgcataactaatgcatatgttCAAAAAATGTACCAAAGAAgatattattaatacacaaagctaatgcatgcattagtttatctaatacatcctaccaaacgaccccttaatctTCTTTATAGGCAACTCGTTAGTATTGTTACTAGTACAATATACACAGCCTAACTAgcttttagaaaagaaaaaaaaaagagaaaagggtcaaatatactTCTCTACTTTCggatattatttatatttaaccTTTGTTATATTATCCGGCCAGATTTATCTCTATCATTAgcaaactttttaaaattatcCCTTAGCCCGCTAGGTgacccaaaatctcccaaattatttttattaagtcacttattcttcttcttgatcCACTATTTACGAAATAATTGGCATTTACCTACTTTCTTGattgaaaaaaaataagagaaaaaaatataaaaataatacaacagttagtaaacaaagtatagtaaattgaaGAATTTAAATTATGTAGCTTGTCTAAATTTCAAAAGTATTTACAACATCTCGACTTTAATGAATTCGTTGTACCAAAGTTATGGAGACTTTGCAAGTACTAATGATAGAAGTTGAATTTCTTGGAAACTTTACATTGTCGAATTCAACATTGCTTCAATCAAATGCCTACGTATGGTGCACTCTTTAGTTAGTCTATTAAACTCTATACCAACCAGACAATAACAAAATATATTCGAATATACATGTACATAATCAGCTGCATATAATACGTAATAAATAGACCCATTGAATTCTACAGTATGTATAtggttgaaaaataaataaaataaatcaattcCAAATTCATTATCACAAGAATAGAAGTGGGTgcattggtaattaaaaatatccatgaataatttgtatagtctagtacctttagcattcacatcaatagtattttttaaaaatagaggagcaagaagaacaacaagtga is drawn from Nicotiana tabacum cultivar K326 chromosome 22, ASM71507v2, whole genome shotgun sequence and contains these coding sequences:
- the LOC107800018 gene encoding uncharacterized protein LOC107800018 is translated as MAIIDDEREFEEATVHDEVEELDKNEEVDAEDDDEDDDDDGDEDAEDDEDDEKEVIQSSGSGPQVHSVDDDEDDEDDEDDEDDEDDEGDSDDDDDDDDDEEEGEEDEGDLGTEYLVRPVARAEDEEDASDFEPEENGEEDAFEEEEDDDEDTSGKVEAPPKRKRSGKDDSDDDGGEDDERPSKR